Proteins found in one Litorihabitans aurantiacus genomic segment:
- a CDS encoding AraC family transcriptional regulator codes for MKTDRPDGERLGPIRTAHLRDPADTSHTMARLPPPASVAGLVRWFWIPVWSVPAGQGVVQKVLRYPVPLIVVTWEYARFYGVESGLSRTTLTGEGWAFGLAMQPASGRLLAGEPMSRWRDRTADLSEVLGERGAAFTATVRRLLVDDPRDAGAQAAAVEAARTALEPLLPVDPEGELVNDVVEWIEATPHVRRIEDLTARTGLSERSLQRLFRDRVGLGATWVVRRRRLHEAVARLREAAHAAGDGGHATLADVAAELGYADQAHLTRDFRSVTGMTPGQFLRRERGPRG; via the coding sequence ATGAAAACCGACAGGCCCGACGGCGAGCGGCTCGGCCCCATCCGCACCGCCCACCTGCGCGACCCCGCGGACACGAGCCACACGATGGCGCGGCTGCCGCCGCCCGCGTCGGTCGCCGGCCTGGTGCGCTGGTTCTGGATCCCCGTCTGGTCGGTGCCGGCGGGGCAGGGTGTGGTGCAAAAGGTGCTGCGCTACCCGGTGCCGCTGATCGTGGTGACGTGGGAGTACGCGCGGTTCTACGGCGTCGAGAGCGGCCTGTCACGCACCACGCTGACCGGGGAGGGCTGGGCGTTCGGTCTGGCGATGCAGCCGGCGTCGGGGCGCCTGCTCGCGGGCGAGCCGATGTCGCGCTGGCGCGATCGCACCGCGGACCTCAGCGAGGTCCTCGGCGAGCGCGGCGCCGCCTTCACGGCCACCGTGCGCCGCCTCCTGGTCGACGACCCGCGCGACGCCGGGGCGCAGGCCGCCGCCGTCGAGGCCGCCCGCACCGCGCTCGAGCCGCTCCTGCCGGTCGATCCCGAGGGCGAGCTCGTCAACGACGTCGTCGAGTGGATCGAGGCGACGCCGCACGTGCGCCGCATCGAGGACCTCACCGCGCGCACGGGGCTGTCCGAGCGCTCGCTGCAGCGGCTCTTCCGCGACCGCGTCGGCCTCGGGGCGACGTGGGTGGTCCGCCGCCGACGCCTGCACGAGGCGGTCGCGCGGCTGCGCGAGGCCGCGCACGCGGCGGGCGACGGCGGACACGCCACCCTCGCCGACGTCGCGGCCGAGCTGGGCTACGCCGACCAGGCGCACCTCACGCGCGACTTCCGCAGCGTGACCGGGATGACGCCGGGGCAGTTCCTGCGGCGCGAGCGCGGGCCACGGGGCTGA
- a CDS encoding ABC transporter substrate-binding protein produces MHRTRTRLLAAIAAVGALALGACAGSDASTSAGGGAADGGTSTVRINQAFQSLLYLPLYVAEDQGFFEQEGIDVEIATGGGGTQSWSAVLGGSAEFSIQDPVFVPKAREAGGEGVVVAGIQNAPTVFILGSDPAPLQDDLELLNGKRVVVSPQPDTTWALMTLMIEEHGLEDVTLVNVPIGNELAAVASGQADYALAVEPQISQGESEGLNVVYSFSEDPSRSPFAFSSLTGLPSWIEENPEAALGTVTAFQRASTAIYADPEAAVATAEKYFPDLDPATVEAAVMRMIEAKGYPEDVLVTQEAWDNNLEIALLVENVQAYPSDATSYENNVDVELAQAAHAAIAEQD; encoded by the coding sequence ATGCACCGCACCCGCACCCGTCTCCTCGCGGCGATCGCCGCCGTCGGCGCCCTGGCCCTCGGAGCCTGCGCCGGGTCCGACGCCTCCACGTCCGCCGGTGGTGGCGCGGCCGACGGCGGCACCTCCACCGTCCGCATCAACCAGGCCTTCCAGTCGCTGCTCTACCTGCCGCTGTACGTGGCGGAGGACCAGGGCTTCTTCGAGCAGGAGGGGATCGACGTCGAGATCGCCACCGGGGGCGGCGGGACCCAGTCGTGGTCGGCCGTGCTCGGCGGCTCGGCCGAGTTCTCCATCCAGGACCCCGTCTTCGTGCCCAAGGCGCGCGAGGCGGGCGGCGAGGGCGTCGTCGTCGCCGGCATCCAGAACGCGCCGACCGTCTTCATCCTCGGCTCCGACCCGGCGCCGCTGCAGGACGACCTCGAGCTGCTGAACGGCAAGCGCGTGGTCGTCAGCCCGCAGCCCGACACGACCTGGGCCCTCATGACGCTGATGATCGAGGAGCACGGGCTCGAGGACGTCACGCTCGTCAACGTCCCGATCGGCAACGAGCTCGCGGCCGTGGCGAGCGGGCAGGCGGACTACGCCCTCGCCGTCGAGCCGCAGATCAGCCAGGGCGAGAGCGAGGGGCTGAACGTCGTCTACTCCTTCTCGGAGGATCCCTCGCGCTCGCCCTTCGCGTTCTCCAGCCTCACGGGCCTGCCCTCCTGGATCGAGGAGAACCCCGAGGCCGCCCTCGGCACGGTGACCGCCTTCCAGCGGGCGTCCACGGCTATCTACGCCGACCCGGAGGCCGCCGTCGCGACGGCGGAGAAGTACTTCCCGGACCTCGACCCCGCGACGGTCGAGGCGGCCGTGATGCGGATGATCGAGGCGAAGGGCTACCCCGAGGACGTCCTGGTCACGCAGGAGGCGTGGGACAACAACCTCGAGATCGCGCTGCTGGTGGAGAACGTCCAGGCCTACCCCTCGGACGCGACCTCCTACGAGAACAACGTGGACGTGGAGCTGGCGCAGGCCGCCCACGCCGCGATCGCCGAGCAGGACTGA
- a CDS encoding MFS transporter, protein MSAPAPLATGDPAASAPPPPSSRRVSWTVVALGTVLRAPVVAVAPVLGPIGDDLGVPVASAALLVSLPVLCFGLSAVGASRLIRRVGVATALAVSMALVAVGLVVRVGGGWTTAVVGTVLLGAAITVANVAVPLVTLTRGERGGRRMTTAYVVVMNTCTLGATVVTGPLAALVGWRFAVTVPSLVAAVALGVLLSLPSVRRGLPRAEAVPSVPRRPSGVRRRATARPGRPGRSRAGLVAGLLTLSFAGQTFGYYGTTAWLPTQLADELGTDLVGSGLSAAVFQAGGVVGPLLAALLLGRARSEWAFAVVGVLWIAFPLGMVSAPQAWWVWSVLAGVAQGATFTAVLVVVVRVSPHAGVTRRVSALVQGGGYAAGAAGPVAIGLVHAATGGWSWPMGVVVASVVTLAVAGVAASRLAGQAVGDAVPDGSDGSAAPGRPVGTTPSRERTMSWRR, encoded by the coding sequence GTGAGCGCCCCGGCGCCCCTCGCGACCGGCGACCCGGCCGCCTCGGCCCCACCCCCGCCGTCGTCGCGCCGCGTCTCGTGGACGGTGGTCGCGCTCGGGACGGTGCTGCGGGCACCGGTCGTCGCCGTCGCGCCCGTGCTCGGGCCGATCGGCGACGATCTCGGCGTGCCGGTCGCGTCCGCGGCCCTGCTCGTCTCGCTCCCCGTCCTGTGCTTCGGGCTCAGCGCCGTCGGCGCCTCGCGGCTGATCCGCCGGGTGGGGGTGGCGACGGCGCTCGCGGTCTCGATGGCGCTCGTCGCGGTCGGTCTCGTGGTGCGGGTCGGCGGGGGGTGGACGACGGCGGTGGTCGGCACCGTGCTCCTCGGGGCGGCGATCACGGTCGCCAACGTCGCGGTGCCGCTCGTGACGCTCACGCGCGGAGAACGCGGGGGCCGACGCATGACGACCGCGTACGTCGTCGTGATGAACACCTGCACGCTCGGTGCGACGGTGGTGACAGGACCGCTCGCCGCGCTCGTGGGGTGGCGGTTCGCGGTGACCGTGCCGAGCCTCGTGGCGGCGGTGGCGCTCGGCGTGCTGCTCTCGCTGCCGAGCGTGCGCCGCGGGCTGCCGCGCGCGGAGGCGGTGCCGTCGGTGCCCCGGCGGCCGTCGGGCGTGCGCCGGAGGGCGACGGCGCGGCCCGGGCGGCCCGGGCGGTCGCGCGCGGGCCTCGTGGCGGGTCTGCTCACGCTCAGCTTCGCCGGGCAGACGTTCGGGTACTACGGGACGACGGCGTGGCTGCCGACGCAGCTCGCGGACGAGCTCGGCACGGACCTCGTCGGGTCGGGCCTCAGCGCCGCGGTGTTCCAGGCGGGCGGCGTGGTCGGCCCGCTCCTCGCGGCGCTGCTCCTGGGCCGGGCGCGCAGCGAGTGGGCCTTCGCCGTGGTGGGGGTGCTGTGGATCGCGTTCCCGCTGGGAATGGTGTCGGCGCCGCAGGCGTGGTGGGTGTGGTCGGTCCTGGCGGGAGTGGCGCAGGGAGCGACGTTCACCGCCGTCCTCGTGGTCGTGGTGCGCGTGTCGCCGCACGCGGGGGTGACGCGCCGCGTGTCGGCCCTCGTGCAGGGCGGCGGGTACGCCGCGGGTGCGGCGGGGCCCGTCGCGATCGGCCTGGTCCACGCGGCGACCGGCGGGTGGTCGTGGCCGATGGGGGTGGTCGTCGCGTCCGTGGTGACCCTCGCGGTCGCGGGGGTGGCGGCGTCGCGGCTGGCGGGTCAGGCGGTGGGGGACGCGGTTCCGGACGGATCGGACGGGTCCGCCGCACCCGGACGCCCGGTCGGGACGACGCCGTCGCGCGAGCGCACGATGTCGTGGCGCAGGTAG
- a CDS encoding ABC transporter permease has protein sequence MTAIRGSETGAVGAAEPTATAPSGERPAPAVRRTVPARRSAGSRRFTLSLAQLATVAVLLAAWEVAARSGVINPFLFSSPGAVVESLVRRAADGALANDVRVTMTEIVLGYLLGAVGGSLLGLGLWYSRLVADYSAPFIAAIGAIPVLAIAPMTIIWFGTGLLSKVMIVAFSCVVVSLTNAYRGAQRADVDQVNLMRSFGASQGQIFRKVVVPGALPWVIQGLKLNVGFAVVGAVIGEYISSNAGVGHMILLGSSSFAVNIVLAGLVMVMAIVLLLSFLVNLLERSLLSWERTGQ, from the coding sequence ATGACCGCGATCCGAGGCAGCGAGACCGGCGCCGTCGGCGCCGCCGAGCCGACCGCGACCGCGCCGTCGGGCGAGCGACCGGCGCCCGCCGTGCGCCGCACCGTGCCGGCGCGGCGGTCCGCCGGGTCGCGGCGCTTCACGCTCTCGCTCGCGCAGCTGGCCACCGTGGCCGTCCTCCTGGCCGCCTGGGAGGTCGCCGCGCGCAGCGGCGTGATCAACCCGTTCCTGTTCTCCAGCCCCGGCGCGGTCGTGGAGTCCCTGGTGCGCCGGGCCGCGGACGGCGCCCTGGCGAACGACGTCAGGGTCACGATGACCGAGATCGTGCTGGGCTACCTGCTCGGCGCCGTCGGCGGCTCGCTGCTCGGGCTCGGCCTGTGGTACTCCCGGCTCGTCGCCGACTACAGCGCGCCGTTCATCGCCGCGATCGGTGCGATCCCGGTTCTCGCGATCGCACCGATGACGATCATCTGGTTCGGCACCGGCCTGCTGTCGAAGGTCATGATCGTCGCGTTCTCGTGCGTCGTGGTCTCGCTGACCAACGCCTACCGCGGGGCGCAGCGCGCCGACGTCGACCAGGTGAACCTCATGCGCTCGTTCGGGGCGAGCCAGGGGCAGATCTTCCGCAAGGTGGTCGTCCCGGGCGCCCTGCCCTGGGTGATCCAGGGTCTCAAGCTGAACGTCGGCTTCGCCGTCGTCGGCGCCGTGATCGGGGAGTACATCTCCTCCAACGCCGGGGTGGGTCACATGATCCTGCTCGGCAGCTCCAGCTTCGCCGTCAACATCGTCCTCGCCGGCCTCGTGATGGTGATGGCGATCGTCCTGCTCCTCTCGTTCCTCGTCAACCTCCTCGAGCGCTCCCTGCTCTCGTGGGAAAGGACCGGTCAGTGA
- a CDS encoding amidase encodes MTAPGTGLDHGLAAGLDTVAQARALLEAGATSTELVGAALARATEVEHLAAFASVDGERALARAARLDGAAPLGPLHGVPIVLKDNVAQAGLANRAGSRVLPDVPAPADATVTARLEAAGAVVVGRTNMHELAWGGTTDNPHLGTCRNPWDPARVAAGSSGGTAAAVAAGVVPVGIGTDTGGSVRLPSAVTNLTGLRPTLGAIPTDGVVPLAWTLDTVGPMGRSAADCLALWDVIADAPAGRPSGAQVPVPLVPADGGPADAPFAGLRVGVLTDHALRDLQPGVELAVLGLLGSLLHGGAVVEEVALPDLELMVDALVVVDAAEPSAVHARSVRDHPELIGADVLAQLLAGAELGAVEYLQAQRFRTHLGAHLERLWSRVDVLVSPTLPFTAPLVGERLVTINGVEVDNLRANMRFTSLPSLTGCPAVSLPAGFDEAGLPVGAQLVAAPGRDRDLLLLAARVQEVTDHHRRRPPSSASSASSAG; translated from the coding sequence ATGACCGCGCCGGGCACGGGCCTCGACCACGGTCTCGCGGCGGGCCTCGACACCGTGGCCCAGGCGCGTGCACTCTTGGAGGCGGGTGCGACGTCGACCGAGCTGGTCGGGGCGGCGCTCGCGCGCGCGACCGAGGTCGAGCACCTGGCCGCGTTCGCGTCGGTCGACGGCGAGCGCGCCCTCGCTCGCGCGGCGCGGCTCGACGGCGCGGCGCCCCTGGGCCCGCTGCACGGCGTCCCGATCGTGCTGAAGGACAACGTCGCGCAGGCCGGGCTGGCCAACCGTGCCGGCTCCCGCGTGCTGCCGGACGTCCCGGCGCCCGCGGACGCCACGGTGACGGCGCGGCTCGAGGCGGCGGGCGCCGTCGTCGTCGGCCGGACGAACATGCACGAGCTGGCCTGGGGCGGGACCACCGACAACCCCCACCTCGGCACGTGCCGCAACCCGTGGGACCCGGCGCGCGTCGCGGCCGGGTCGAGCGGGGGCACGGCGGCCGCGGTGGCCGCGGGCGTCGTGCCCGTCGGGATCGGCACGGACACGGGCGGGTCTGTCCGCCTGCCGAGCGCCGTCACCAACCTCACGGGGCTGCGGCCCACGCTCGGCGCGATCCCGACCGACGGCGTCGTCCCGCTGGCCTGGACGCTCGACACGGTCGGGCCGATGGGGCGCAGCGCCGCGGACTGCCTGGCGCTGTGGGACGTGATCGCCGACGCGCCGGCCGGTCGTCCGTCGGGCGCGCAGGTGCCGGTGCCGCTCGTCCCTGCCGACGGCGGCCCGGCCGACGCCCCGTTCGCGGGCCTGCGGGTCGGCGTGCTGACCGACCACGCGCTGCGCGACCTGCAGCCCGGTGTCGAGCTCGCGGTGCTCGGGCTGCTCGGCAGCCTCCTGCACGGCGGCGCGGTGGTCGAGGAGGTGGCGCTGCCCGACCTCGAGCTGATGGTGGACGCGCTCGTCGTCGTCGACGCCGCGGAACCCAGCGCCGTGCACGCCCGGAGCGTCCGCGACCACCCCGAGCTGATCGGCGCCGACGTGCTGGCGCAGCTCCTGGCCGGCGCCGAGCTCGGAGCGGTCGAGTACCTGCAGGCGCAGCGGTTCCGGACGCACCTCGGCGCCCACCTGGAGCGCCTGTGGTCGCGGGTCGACGTGCTCGTCAGCCCGACGCTGCCCTTCACCGCTCCACTGGTGGGCGAGCGCCTCGTGACCATCAACGGCGTCGAGGTCGACAACCTGCGGGCCAACATGCGCTTCACGTCGCTGCCGAGCCTCACGGGCTGCCCGGCGGTCTCGCTCCCGGCCGGCTTCGACGAGGCGGGCCTCCCGGTCGGTGCGCAGCTGGTGGCGGCGCCCGGGCGCGACCGCGACCTGCTCCTGCTCGCCGCGCGGGTGCAGGAGGTGACCGACCACCACCGGCGCCGCCCGCCCTCGTCGGCCTCGTCGGCCTCGTCGGCAGGGTGA
- a CDS encoding TIGR03086 family metal-binding protein, translating to MTTTAAQYATADDRLRQVLRHIADWDAPTPCEGWAARDVVAHLIETERAFLGEQVDLGDDGGVAGGEGAPLADPAAAWAEHADRVRAALADPALAAREYAGFFGPSTVGETFRTFYVFDVVVHRWDLARAAGGAGGAGGAGVAGAVWDEAELDLLDASTAAMGEAIRMEGICGPALAVPAGAGRQERMLAYLGRAAR from the coding sequence ATGACGACCACAGCCGCGCAGTACGCCACCGCCGACGACCGCCTCCGCCAGGTCCTGCGCCACATCGCGGACTGGGACGCGCCCACGCCGTGCGAGGGGTGGGCGGCGCGCGACGTCGTCGCACACCTGATCGAGACCGAGCGCGCCTTCCTCGGCGAGCAGGTGGATCTCGGCGACGACGGGGGCGTCGCGGGAGGCGAGGGAGCACCGCTCGCGGACCCCGCGGCGGCGTGGGCGGAGCACGCCGACCGGGTGCGCGCGGCGCTGGCCGATCCGGCGCTCGCGGCGCGCGAGTACGCCGGGTTCTTCGGACCGAGCACGGTGGGGGAGACGTTCCGGACGTTCTACGTGTTCGACGTCGTGGTGCACCGGTGGGATCTCGCGCGGGCGGCCGGCGGGGCGGGCGGTGCGGGCGGTGCGGGTGTGGCCGGTGCCGTCTGGGACGAGGCAGAGCTCGACCTCCTGGACGCCTCGACCGCCGCGATGGGCGAGGCGATCCGGATGGAGGGGATCTGCGGACCGGCGCTGGCGGTGCCCGCGGGGGCGGGGAGGCAGGAGCGGATGCTGGCGTACCTGGGGCGCGCCGCCCGCTGA